The DNA window CTGCTCGACGGCAGAACCAGTTTGGCTGATTGCCACGGCCTCCTTGATCGCCACGATTGGCCGATGCTCCAGGCCTCTGAGGAACAACCAGCCACGGCGGACTATCTTCTCTGTCAAGGCAGCAGGCTGGCGACCATGAAGGCCAAGGTCGGCACTCTCACCAGTCCAGACCAGTCCGCCACCATCATTA is part of the Desulfobulbaceae bacterium genome and encodes:
- a CDS encoding phosphonate C-P lyase system protein PhnH, translated to MEIDAIWQPANQQRIFRALMEAMARPGSLYDVRPWLGEATAWRGVLASLLDGRTSLADCHGLLDRHDWPMLQASEEQPATADYLLCQGSRLATMKAKVGTLTSPDQSATII